One segment of Triticum aestivum cultivar Chinese Spring chromosome 2A, IWGSC CS RefSeq v2.1, whole genome shotgun sequence DNA contains the following:
- the LOC123185131 gene encoding NDR1/HIN1-like protein 1, producing MNKEKHHTYENHLRRCCNGFAACLLALVVVVAFIALVVYLALRPTKPSFYLQDLQLHSINLGDPSLSATAQVTLASRNPNDRVGIFYRRLDVFVTYRDEPVTVPISLPPMYQGHRDVTIWSPVLSGESVPVAGYVAEAMKQDIASGYVSLQVKIDGRVKWKVGTWVSGSYHLFVSCPAMLAAGPGGMPLGGGPNGTGGAVASLKFTQPTGCTVGT from the coding sequence ATGAACAAGGAGAAGCACCACACGTACGAGAACCACCTCCGGCGCTGCTGCAATGGCTTCGCGGCGTGCCTCCTGGCGCTGGTCGTCGTCGTCGCATTCATCGCGCTCGTCGTCTACCTTgcgctccgccccaccaagccttcCTTCTACTTGCAGGACCTGCAGCTCCACTCCATCAACCTCGGGGACCCCTCCCTCTCTGCCACCGCGCAGGTCACGCTCGCCTCCCGCAACCCCAATGACCGCGTCGGCATCTTCTACAGGCGCCTCGACGTCTTCGTCACCTACCGCGACGAGCCCGTCACCGTGCCGATCTCCCTGCCGCCCATGTACCAGGGCCACCGGGACGTCACCATTTGGTCGCCCGTGCTGTCCGGGGAGTCCGTGCCCGTCGCCGGATACGTCGCCGAGGCCATGAAGCAGGACATCGCCTCCGGGTACGTGTCGCTGCAGGTCAAGATCGACGGCCGCGTCAAGTGGAAGGTCGGGACCTGGGTCTCCGGCAGCTACCACCTCTTCGTCAGCTGCCCCGCCATGCTCGCCGCCGGCCCCGGCGGCATGCCGCTCGGGGGTGGCCCCAATGGCACCGGGGGCGCCGTCGCGTCACTGAAATTCACGCAGCCGACAGGGTGCACCGTCGGCACATGA